One segment of Porticoccus hydrocarbonoclasticus MCTG13d DNA contains the following:
- a CDS encoding ExbD/TolR family protein — translation MIRSPLQIKLEAGLELTPLIDIIFIVVVFLLLTANHRLLSLPVDIPDTDQATSELEEGPQRLLITLYQDSPHWGIGEQRYNHWQEFQSRLLPQLDDKNRPVTVAPDSRASVESLVKLLALLNERQMTDTQILMESKP, via the coding sequence GTGATTCGCTCGCCCCTCCAGATCAAGCTGGAAGCAGGCCTGGAACTGACCCCGTTGATTGACATCATCTTTATCGTCGTGGTGTTCCTGCTGCTTACCGCCAATCATCGACTGCTCTCTCTGCCCGTGGATATTCCGGATACCGACCAGGCTACCAGCGAACTGGAGGAGGGACCTCAACGGCTGCTGATCACGCTCTATCAGGACTCGCCCCACTGGGGTATTGGCGAACAGCGCTACAACCATTGGCAGGAATTTCAGTCCCGCCTTTTGCCCCAGCTGGATGACAAAAACCGGCCTGTGACGGTCGCCCCCGACAGCCGCGCATCCGTGGAGTCGCTGGTCAAACTGCTGGCGCTGCTGAATGAACGACAGATGACCGACACCCAAATTCTGATGGAATCGAAACCATGA
- a CDS encoding MotA/TolQ/ExbB proton channel family protein: MNLMTLLEQQLGPMAYPLSLCALLSLIILTERLVVIGYTTVRGKLRRDSLTVMTGHAGQPKHIQQEIAAVWLQHRQRRLASGIRLLQILALLSPLLGLLGTVVGLIQVFDTLGEQRGPIEPAMLAGGLGIAMKTTAAGLIIAVPALVGAHGFNMWVDQLISGTEQFINLQLLKLDGVSMGTLP, from the coding sequence ATGAATCTGATGACACTGCTTGAACAACAACTGGGCCCAATGGCCTATCCGCTCTCACTTTGTGCGCTACTGTCCTTGATCATCCTGACAGAGCGGCTGGTTGTGATTGGTTACACAACCGTGCGAGGCAAACTCAGACGGGACAGCCTGACCGTCATGACAGGACACGCTGGACAGCCAAAACATATCCAGCAGGAAATTGCTGCCGTGTGGCTGCAACACCGACAACGGCGGCTGGCGAGCGGTATCCGGCTACTGCAGATACTCGCCCTGCTATCGCCACTATTGGGACTGCTGGGTACAGTGGTTGGACTGATACAGGTCTTTGATACCCTGGGGGAACAACGGGGCCCCATTGAGCCCGCCATGCTTGCCGGCGGGCTGGGGATCGCCATGAAAACAACGGCCGCCGGACTGATCATTGCGGTGCCAGCACTGGTGGGCGCACACGGCTTCAATATGTGGGTCGACCAGTTGATAAGCGGGACTGAACAGTTTATCAACCTGCAACTGCTGAAGCTCGATGGCGTCTCGATGGGTACCCTGCCGTGA
- a CDS encoding energy transducer TonB — protein sequence MALVAHSWAITLPPTEAPSAESASSFHTAPVAVSISFRREQSMLKAVEPIATTKHRQPPASEPVVARTPEKKQPQVTTEPNVEPPAETKPLREKIPEAKRPHATREDETGQLDDTASVVASQPESPKQQGIHTAPLVTEPLFARPPTPPNYPTVARKRGQQGTVWLDIWLDDEGEQRQLSVSKSSGIAVLDEAALQAVASWEFMPYRINGKSAESRVRVPVQFALKKSTYH from the coding sequence ATGGCTCTGGTTGCCCACAGCTGGGCAATCACTCTACCGCCGACAGAAGCGCCATCTGCTGAATCGGCGTCCTCGTTTCACACCGCGCCAGTGGCGGTGTCGATCTCATTCCGCCGCGAACAGAGTATGCTAAAAGCTGTTGAACCTATTGCCACAACAAAGCACAGACAGCCCCCTGCTTCAGAGCCAGTGGTAGCCCGCACACCTGAAAAAAAGCAGCCCCAAGTGACTACCGAGCCGAATGTCGAACCCCCTGCAGAGACAAAACCACTTCGGGAAAAAATCCCGGAAGCGAAGCGGCCGCACGCCACAAGGGAGGACGAGACAGGGCAGCTTGACGATACGGCAAGCGTTGTGGCTAGCCAGCCTGAATCGCCCAAACAGCAGGGCATTCATACAGCGCCGCTGGTTACCGAACCTCTGTTCGCCAGGCCACCTACACCGCCCAATTACCCCACAGTTGCTCGCAAGCGGGGCCAGCAGGGCACAGTCTGGCTGGATATCTGGCTCGACGACGAGGGCGAACAGCGTCAGCTGTCAGTCAGCAAAAGTTCGGGAATCGCTGTACTGGACGAGGCCGCACTACAGGCCGTTGCCAGTTGGGAGTTCATGCCTTACCGGATAAATGGCAAGAGCGCCGAATCAAGGGTCAGGGTTCCGGTGCAATTCGCCCTGAAAAAATCAACCTACCACTAA
- a CDS encoding TonB-dependent hemoglobin/transferrin/lactoferrin family receptor — translation MNDWQKQKNFFSVGWYQLGLVPALLLSYPAVTVAVEANDNTGQSAESSAFEVAPVVVSATRVEQDIDDVSRAIVVIDEDEISTMQPQSVAEILRYQPNITVSGGPRPGNQSVNIRGLTGQKVLQTIDGVRQTFESGHRPTYFLDPELIRDVEVLKGPTSSLWGSGALGGVVSQNTISARDLLKPGANLGGLVKSGYNSNNHQQTTTTALAGRVGNVDLLASGYYRDANDIELGNGDALAGSATRDQGGLLKAEWQIDDQQSLAINYRRAEVEGGVPSNGAANLGSSNFLIDRDQRTTTWSMEYHLDTNSPLVNSRLLAYRNKVEMDESRVSDGRYDSTELVVRGINLNNLSMIGDIALLYGIDGYREEFDARRGGIDRPAPPDAETDVWGAFVQATVPLSEAWKLELGVRYDRFETEAKNLNADSSDSDVSPSIAVIWQSSDWLKLTLRHDRAFRAPGAEALYSTGTHFCMFPGFCNSFLPNPDLKPEQAANTELLANMQFENLFADDSLRINAAVFRNKVDDFIEQIVTDPTFFPVMDPGYTTWVNVDEAEIKGYELSADYRLDQWQLKLAYGQTRGEDDKTGDDLTNIPADTFSADLNYRFGARPWLAGVRFTHAARQDRTDYPENTAGQEYSDYNITDLYASWQPESLNGVKLDLTVNNVTDKHYRRAWEELYESGREIILTATYRF, via the coding sequence ATGAATGATTGGCAAAAACAGAAAAACTTTTTTTCAGTTGGCTGGTATCAACTGGGTCTGGTGCCCGCGTTACTTCTGTCGTACCCGGCGGTCACTGTTGCCGTCGAGGCCAACGACAATACTGGTCAGTCTGCAGAATCTTCGGCCTTTGAAGTCGCACCGGTGGTGGTCAGTGCAACCCGGGTAGAGCAGGACATTGACGACGTATCTCGTGCCATTGTGGTGATAGACGAGGATGAAATAAGCACCATGCAACCCCAGTCGGTGGCGGAAATATTGCGCTATCAGCCAAATATTACGGTATCCGGTGGCCCCAGACCCGGCAATCAGTCGGTCAATATTCGGGGGCTGACCGGCCAGAAGGTCCTGCAAACCATAGATGGGGTGCGTCAGACATTTGAGTCTGGTCATCGTCCCACTTACTTTTTGGATCCTGAGCTAATTCGTGATGTTGAAGTTCTCAAAGGGCCCACCAGCAGCCTGTGGGGTTCGGGTGCACTTGGCGGGGTAGTTTCCCAAAATACCATTTCTGCCAGAGATTTGTTGAAGCCGGGTGCCAATCTGGGTGGCTTGGTCAAATCGGGTTACAACAGCAACAACCATCAGCAAACCACCACCACAGCATTGGCCGGGCGAGTGGGTAATGTAGATCTGCTGGCCAGTGGTTATTACCGGGATGCCAATGACATCGAGCTCGGTAATGGTGACGCCCTGGCGGGCTCAGCCACGCGGGATCAGGGCGGATTGCTGAAGGCAGAATGGCAAATCGACGACCAGCAATCCCTGGCGATTAATTACCGCCGTGCCGAAGTGGAAGGCGGTGTGCCTTCCAATGGTGCCGCTAATCTAGGTAGCAGCAATTTCCTGATTGACCGGGATCAGCGAACGACCACCTGGTCAATGGAATATCACCTGGATACCAATTCTCCCCTGGTGAACAGTCGGCTGCTGGCCTACAGAAACAAGGTGGAAATGGATGAGTCCAGGGTCAGTGATGGACGCTACGATTCCACTGAACTGGTGGTGCGGGGTATTAACCTGAACAATCTTTCCATGATAGGTGATATCGCACTGCTCTACGGGATTGATGGTTATCGAGAAGAATTCGATGCCCGCCGGGGCGGCATAGACCGCCCTGCACCTCCGGATGCGGAAACCGATGTCTGGGGCGCATTTGTACAGGCCACCGTACCGCTCTCGGAAGCCTGGAAACTGGAACTTGGTGTCCGTTATGACCGCTTTGAAACCGAGGCTAAGAACCTCAATGCTGACAGCAGTGACAGCGATGTCTCCCCATCGATTGCTGTCATCTGGCAGTCATCGGACTGGTTGAAACTGACCCTTCGCCACGATCGGGCATTTCGGGCCCCCGGGGCGGAAGCCCTTTACAGTACGGGAACCCATTTCTGTATGTTCCCGGGATTTTGCAACAGCTTCCTGCCCAATCCGGATTTGAAGCCCGAGCAAGCGGCCAACACAGAACTGCTGGCCAATATGCAATTCGAGAACCTGTTTGCTGATGACAGCCTGCGTATCAATGCCGCTGTTTTCCGCAACAAAGTGGATGACTTTATCGAACAGATCGTCACAGACCCTACCTTCTTCCCGGTGATGGACCCCGGTTATACCACCTGGGTGAATGTGGATGAGGCGGAGATAAAGGGCTATGAGCTGAGTGCGGATTATCGGCTTGACCAGTGGCAGTTGAAACTGGCCTATGGCCAAACACGGGGTGAGGATGATAAAACCGGTGATGATCTCACCAATATTCCTGCCGATACTTTCTCGGCTGACCTGAATTACCGTTTCGGTGCCAGGCCATGGTTGGCTGGAGTACGCTTTACCCATGCCGCCAGGCAGGATCGTACCGACTACCCGGAGAACACGGCGGGTCAGGAGTACAGTGATTACAACATCACGGACCTGTATGCCAGCTGGCAGCCGGAAAGTCTGAACGGCGTCAAGCTTGATCTCACGGTCAACAACGTCACGGATAAGCACTATCGGCGGGCCTGGGAAGAACTCTATGAGTCAGGACGGGAAATTATCCTGACGGCAACTTACCGTTTCTAG
- the hutX gene encoding heme utilization cystosolic carrier protein HutX: MTAWDDNQGMSGDQAEALLRLLAEWGNTTTVIVHGGCVFEFKGCFPAGSLGEGYYNLDGGSSGLHGHINLGRIQRVAFQARPHRGRESYAFVFLDKDSEPIFKVFLGRDNDGELFPGQVAEFHRIREHRSVQ, translated from the coding sequence ATGACAGCGTGGGACGACAATCAGGGGATGTCCGGGGATCAGGCAGAAGCACTGCTTCGGCTATTGGCCGAGTGGGGGAATACAACCACTGTCATCGTGCATGGCGGTTGTGTGTTCGAGTTCAAGGGGTGTTTTCCCGCCGGTAGCCTCGGTGAGGGTTACTACAATCTCGACGGTGGCAGTTCGGGGCTGCACGGGCACATCAATCTCGGCAGGATCCAGCGGGTGGCTTTCCAGGCGCGTCCCCACCGGGGCAGAGAGAGCTACGCCTTTGTTTTTTTGGACAAGGACAGCGAACCCATTTTCAAGGTCTTCCTGGGCAGAGACAACGATGGCGAATTATTTCCCGGACAGGTAGCCGAATTTCATCGTATTAGAGAGCACCGCTCGGTGCAGTGA
- a CDS encoding HugZ family pyridoxamine 5'-phosphate oxidase translates to MRESIVQKRINEEVVNFISSRKSLMLSTLTMEGTPYASYAPFAIGEECLYVLISEIALHAVNLQHFPEASVLIIEDEDSAGELFARIRVNYSVQAKHIEPDGKHWAEGIARLADRHGERINHLSQLADFKLFRLVPQGGRYVKGFGRAFSLAGKTLAGETVDHLRDGHQKRDVA, encoded by the coding sequence ATGAGAGAGTCAATTGTGCAGAAACGTATTAATGAAGAAGTGGTCAACTTTATCAGTAGCCGCAAAAGTCTGATGTTATCGACTCTTACAATGGAGGGAACACCCTATGCCTCCTATGCCCCCTTTGCGATTGGCGAAGAATGTCTGTATGTGTTGATCAGTGAAATTGCCCTGCATGCCGTTAACCTTCAGCATTTTCCGGAAGCCTCTGTCCTGATCATCGAGGATGAGGACAGTGCCGGCGAGCTGTTCGCCCGGATCAGGGTAAATTACAGCGTGCAGGCAAAACACATTGAGCCGGATGGCAAGCATTGGGCCGAGGGCATAGCACGACTGGCCGACAGACATGGCGAGCGTATTAATCACCTCAGCCAGTTGGCAGATTTCAAGCTGTTTCGACTTGTTCCTCAGGGTGGACGTTATGTGAAAGGTTTTGGTCGGGCATTTTCCCTGGCGGGAAAAACCCTCGCCGGTGAAACAGTGGATCACCTCAGGGATGGTCACCAGAAACGGGACGTGGCCTGA